A single window of Phycisphaerae bacterium DNA harbors:
- a CDS encoding ATP-dependent Clp protease proteolytic subunit, with amino-acid sequence MFIERPEKRVLKPQEVLDQYGPGSQYQRYRQMSLDDMLLDNRIVFLIGEISYARAAEVIMKMLYLDNLKRNSEISLYINSPGGSVDDTMAIYDTISFVGSPVATYCIGRAQSGGAVVLAAGTKGRRFALPHAKVMLHQPWGGVSGQAADIKIQAEEIGKAKIMINEILSKHTGQPVEKIAAETERDRYMTADEALKYGLVDEVLHEVEDDKKEKTKK; translated from the coding sequence ATGTTCATTGAACGTCCCGAAAAAAGGGTCTTGAAACCCCAGGAAGTGCTTGACCAGTACGGCCCAGGCAGCCAGTACCAGCGATATCGCCAGATGAGTCTCGATGATATGCTGCTGGATAACCGCATCGTTTTTCTCATCGGCGAGATATCATACGCCCGGGCTGCCGAGGTCATCATGAAAATGCTCTACCTCGACAACCTCAAGCGCAACAGCGAAATCAGCTTATACATAAATTCCCCCGGCGGCAGCGTTGACGACACGATGGCTATTTACGACACCATAAGTTTCGTCGGCTCTCCCGTTGCGACTTACTGCATCGGCAGGGCGCAGTCCGGCGGAGCAGTCGTCCTCGCGGCAGGCACAAAGGGCAGACGTTTCGCGCTTCCGCACGCAAAAGTTATGCTCCATCAGCCGTGGGGCGGCGTCAGCGGACAGGCGGCCGATATCAAAATCCAGGCGGAGGAAATCGGCAAGGCCAAAATTATGATTAATGAGATTCTTTCGAAGCACACCGGCCAGCCGGTTGAGAAAATCGCCGCTGAGACCGAAAGAGACAGATATATGACCGCAGATGAAGCTCTGAAGTACGGCCTTGTTGACGAGGTCCTCCACGAAGTTGAAGATGATAAGAAAGAAAAAACTAAAAAATAA
- the tig gene encoding trigger factor, whose protein sequence is MAKEQETTELKNTVKIENAGPCKKKITIEIPEETVKKTTDEQYETLRKEITLPGFRKGRAPRRLLEKRFGKETTEQIKLKLLADASESALKDNKLDILREPDIDFKKVELPATGPLKFDFEVEVRPEFDLPKLDGIPVEKQKLKVTDEQIETEIEQLQKWSGIWTPRDGGKVELNDQIIADVVLKTEGVEEEQKLNNTEIYVRPSGFVGAIPVEKLDELLVGAKTGDTKKTSVEVPKTYFQQEYRGKKVDVQIAVKEAKWLKPAAMDENFFQRVGVKDETELRDKLRASLQARLEQQVRGEMAEQIYKYMLDNTKLDLPVDVVAEQSNALLQKQYSNLMMRGIGREQIEEHMEQLRAGSEQQANEQLKTLFIMAKVAEKFEIEVTDEEINGHIAQMAVQRGQRPERMREEMNRDGSLAQFKLQVREDKCIAKLLESARITEIEPRKVTKKAEKPAKAEKAAKPAKTTAEEKPAKTVAKKQAKKPAPKAHAPEKKPAQKHKTTTQKSKPKGKKNR, encoded by the coding sequence ATGGCCAAAGAGCAGGAAACCACAGAATTGAAAAACACGGTTAAAATCGAAAACGCGGGACCTTGTAAGAAAAAAATCACCATAGAGATTCCGGAAGAGACGGTAAAAAAAACCACGGACGAGCAGTATGAGACTTTGCGCAAGGAAATTACGCTGCCGGGCTTTAGAAAAGGCAGGGCGCCGCGCCGGCTTCTGGAAAAAAGGTTCGGCAAGGAAACAACAGAGCAAATTAAACTGAAATTATTGGCCGACGCAAGCGAGTCAGCCCTTAAGGATAATAAGCTGGATATTCTTCGCGAGCCGGATATTGATTTCAAAAAGGTAGAGCTGCCGGCCACGGGGCCGCTGAAGTTCGACTTCGAGGTCGAGGTAAGGCCGGAGTTCGATTTGCCGAAGCTCGATGGCATCCCGGTAGAAAAGCAAAAGCTGAAAGTCACAGACGAGCAAATCGAAACGGAGATTGAGCAGCTGCAAAAGTGGTCGGGTATATGGACGCCGAGAGACGGCGGAAAGGTTGAGCTCAACGACCAGATAATAGCTGATGTAGTGCTGAAAACTGAAGGCGTCGAGGAAGAACAGAAACTTAATAATACCGAGATATATGTCAGGCCGAGTGGTTTTGTCGGAGCAATCCCGGTAGAGAAGCTGGACGAGCTTCTTGTGGGCGCCAAGACCGGCGATACAAAGAAAACGAGTGTAGAGGTACCAAAAACATATTTCCAGCAAGAGTATCGCGGCAAAAAAGTGGATGTCCAAATTGCAGTCAAAGAAGCGAAATGGCTCAAACCGGCGGCGATGGATGAAAATTTCTTCCAGAGAGTCGGCGTCAAAGATGAAACCGAGCTGCGGGACAAACTGCGGGCCAGTCTCCAGGCCCGGCTGGAGCAGCAGGTCAGAGGCGAGATGGCTGAACAGATTTACAAATATATGCTCGACAACACCAAACTTGACCTGCCCGTAGATGTAGTTGCAGAACAATCTAACGCACTGCTGCAGAAACAGTATTCCAACCTAATGATGAGAGGGATTGGCCGCGAGCAGATTGAAGAGCATATGGAACAACTCAGGGCAGGCAGCGAACAGCAGGCAAACGAGCAGCTCAAAACATTATTCATAATGGCTAAAGTCGCCGAGAAATTCGAGATCGAGGTAACCGACGAGGAAATTAACGGCCATATCGCACAGATGGCTGTTCAGCGGGGACAGCGACCCGAAAGAATGAGGGAAGAGATGAATCGTGACGGCTCTCTGGCGCAGTTTAAGCTGCAGGTCAGGGAAGATAAGTGCATCGCCAAACTGCTCGAATCAGCCAGGATAACGGAAATCGAACCCCGAAAAGTAACCAAAAAAGCCGAGAAACCGGCCAAGGCGGAGAAGGCGGCTAAGCCGGCGAAAACAACTGCGGAAGAGAAACCGGCTAAAACAGTTGCTAAGAAGCAGGCCAAGAAACCAGCACCAAAAGCCCATGCACCGGAGAAAAAACCGGCTCAAAAGCACAAAACTACTACCCAAAAAAGCAAACCGAAGGGCAAAAAAAACCGATAA
- a CDS encoding ATP-dependent Clp protease proteolytic subunit: MTMNQNLVPIVIEKSGRTERAYDIYSRLLKDRIIFLGGVIDDDAANLIVAQMLFLSNESSKTDIHFYINSTGGSITAGLAIYDTMQFLRCDVSTYCIGQAASMAAVLMSGGKAGKRFVLANSRVLLHQPLIAGVLEGPATDLEIETKEILRLRARLYNIVAKHTGQSPEKIEKDCDRNLWLEAEEAISYGLADRILQKAPEIVRNPEQNG, encoded by the coding sequence ATGACAATGAATCAAAATTTAGTGCCAATCGTAATTGAAAAAAGTGGGCGCACCGAACGTGCCTACGATATTTATTCCAGGCTGCTCAAGGATAGAATTATCTTCCTCGGCGGAGTGATTGATGACGACGCCGCGAATTTAATTGTCGCCCAGATGCTGTTTCTAAGCAATGAAAGCAGCAAAACAGACATCCATTTTTATATCAATTCGACAGGCGGCTCAATCACCGCAGGCCTTGCGATATACGATACGATGCAGTTTCTGCGATGCGATGTCTCAACTTACTGCATCGGACAGGCGGCGAGTATGGCGGCGGTGCTAATGTCAGGCGGCAAGGCCGGCAAGCGGTTCGTTCTTGCCAATAGCCGTGTTCTTCTGCATCAGCCGTTAATCGCGGGCGTACTGGAGGGCCCCGCTACCGATTTGGAGATTGAAACGAAGGAGATATTGCGTCTGCGCGCCAGGCTTTATAATATAGTGGCTAAGCATACAGGCCAAAGCCCGGAAAAAATAGAAAAGGATTGCGACCGAAATCTCTGGTTGGAAGCGGAAGAAGCAATCAGCTACGGATTGGCCGATAGAATACTGCAGAAAGCGCCTGAAATCGTCAGGAACCCGGAGCAAAACGGTTAA